A window of Cottoperca gobio chromosome 16, fCotGob3.1, whole genome shotgun sequence contains these coding sequences:
- the ptpn6 gene encoding tyrosine-protein phosphatase non-receptor type 6 — translation MVRWFHRDISGLQAEDMLKNRGIHGSFLARPSKKNVGDFSLSVRVGEQVTHIRIQNTGDYYDLYGGEKFATLSELVEYYTAENGILQDKDSTIIELKYPLNCSDPTTERWYHGHLSGPNAEKMLCTRDEPGVFLVRESLSKPGDFVLSVLTEERSKTGGKRVSHIKIMCQNDRYTVGGSEMFDTLMDLVELYKRKGIEEISGNWVHLKQPYYSTRVNAADIDNRVKLLDQKTPQDGEGEKIKAGFWEEFDALQKFEAKVKKSREEGQRPENKSKNRYKNILPFNDTRVILQDTDPQVVGSDYINANYVRNKLSESGQQKVYIATQGCLATTVNDFWQMVWQENSRVIVMTTRVVEKQRNKCAPYWPDLQSSKAFGPFMVTSSSEREAIDYTVRVLEIAPVDEPKRSRTIWHYQYMSWPDHGVPEEPGGVLSFLGQVNSKQAAYPDAGPMVIHCSAGIGRTGTIVVIDMILQTIETIGLDCDLDIPKYIQMVREQRSGMVQTEAQYKFIYLSVSECIQTTKAKDCASMECETEYGNLQLKHQPASRMVSKTKEDVYENLSKGKKDVKKTKSDKKSGSLKKR, via the exons ATGGTTCG GTGGTTCCACAGAGACATCAGCGGCCTGCAGGCCGAGGACATGCTGAAGAATCGAGGTATTCACGGCAGCTTTCTGGCTCGACCCAGCAAGAAAAACGTGGGAGACTTCTCGCTGTCTGTCAG GGTGGGCGAGCAAGTGACCCACATCCGGATCCAGAACACGGGAGACTACTACGACCTGTACGGCGGGGAGAAGTTTGCCACCCTGTCAGAGCTGGTGGAGTACTACACGGCTGAGAACGGCATCCTGCAGGACAAGGACTCCACCATTATCGAGCTCAAATACCCCCTCAACTGCTCCGACCCCACCACTGAGAG GTGGTATCACGGTCACCTGTCTGGGCCCAACGCAGAGAAGATGCTGTGTACGCGAGACGAGCCGGGGGTCTTCCTGGTCAGGGAGTCGCTGTCCAAACCCGGAGACTTTGTCCTGTCGGTGCTGACGGAGGAGAGGAGCAAAACTGGAGGAAAGAGGGTCTCCCACATCAAGATCATGTGTCag aATGACAGGTACACGGTGGGAGGCTCAGAGATGTTTGACACGCTGATGGACTTGGTGGAGTTGTACAAACGCAAAGGCATCGAGGAGATCTCTGGGAACTGGGTTCATCTGAAGCAG ccgTATTACTCCACCAGGGTAAATGCAGCAGATATCGACAACAGGGTGAAACTGCTGGATCAAAAGACGCCGCAGGATGGCGAGGGAGAGAAGATTAAGGCGGGCTTCTGGGAGGAGTTTGAC GCTCTTCAAAAGTTTGAGGCAAAGGTGAAGAAGAGTCGAGAGGAGGGCCAGAGGCCTGAAAATAAGAGCAAGAACAGATACAAGAACATTCTTCCCT TCAACGACACCAGAGTCATCCTGCAGGACACGGATCCTCAAGTTGTGGGTTCAGATTACATCAACGCCAACTACGTGAGA AACAAACTGTCGGAGTCCGGACAGCAGAAAGTTTACATCGCCACCCAGGGTTGCCTAGCAACGACGGTCAACGATTTCTGGCAGATGGTATGGCAGGAGAACTCGAGGGTGATCGTCATGACAACAAGAGTGGTCGAGAAACAGCGG AATAAATGTGCGCCATACTGGCCCGACCTTCAGAGCTCCAAGGCGTTCGGTCCCTTCATGGTGACCTCGAGTTCAGAGCGGGAAGCTATTGATTACACGGTCCGGGTTTTGGAGATCGCTCCTGTGGACGAG cCAAAACGTTCTCGTACCATCTGGCACTACCAGTACATGAGCTGGCCGGACCACGGCGTCCCTGAGGAGCCGGGTGGTGTCCTCAGCTTCCTCGGTCAAGTGAACTCTAAACAGGCCGCCTATCCCGATGCTGGACCCATGGTCATCCACTGCAG CGCTGGAATCGGCCGAACGGGCACGATCGTGGTGATCGACATGATCCTCCAGACCATTGAGACTATAG GTCTGGACTGTGATCTTGACATCCCCAAGTACATCCAGATGGTGCGAGAGCAGCGCTCCGGCATGGTGCAGACGGAGGCCCAGTACAAGTTCATCTACCTGTCTGTATCCGAGTGCATACAGACCACCAAGGCCAAAGACTGTGCATCCATG GAGTGTGAGACAGAGTATGGAAATCTGCAACTCAAGCACCAACCAGCGAGCAGGATGGTCtcaaa AACCAAGGAGGACGTTTACGAGAATCTGTCTaaaggaaagaaagatgtgaagaAGACAAAGTCGGACAAGAAAAGTGGCTCCCTGAAGAAAAGATAG
- the rbp5 gene encoding retinol-binding protein 5, translated as MSKPNYSGTFNMVEQTNMDAYLGALDINFALRKIVCLLSPSKEISHDPATGAMRIRTLTTLKNFNMVFNIGEEFTEDLGPVDGRTCQTTVNWDGDNLICVQQGEKEGRGWTHWLEGDKLHLEMRVQGIVAKQVFKKAE; from the exons ATGTCTAAACCTAATTACTCCGGAACGTTTAATATGGTGGAGCAGACTAATATGGACGCATACCTCGGAGCTTTAG ATATAAATTTCGCCCTGAGGAAGATTGTGTGTCTGTTGAGCCCCTCCAAAGAAATCAGCCATGACCCGGCCACAGGAGCCATGAGGATCCGCACCCTCACCACCTTGAAGAACTTCAACATGGTTTTCAATATCGGAGAAGAGTTCACTGAAGACTTGGGACCGGTGGACGGTCGAACCTGccag ACCACAGTGAACTGGGACGGAGACAACCTGATTTGTGTACAGCAAGGCGAGAAAGAAGGACGAGGCTGGACACACTGGCTGGAGGGGGACAAGCTGCATTTG gAGATGAGAGTTCAAGGCATCGTTGCCAAGCAAGTGTTCAAGAAGGCGGAGTGA
- the LOC115020864 gene encoding LOW QUALITY PROTEIN: chromodomain-helicase-DNA-binding protein 4 (The sequence of the model RefSeq protein was modified relative to this genomic sequence to represent the inferred CDS: deleted 3 bases in 2 codons) → MSGSEDEREDFGAADEPSLLHGEDELEDVVSDVEEVPKSKKKKKAKKSSRSSKRQRPLREELPVSSPERLIGVEAAERDAGEAGVRSESEGSDYAPGKKKKKRSSSAKDKKKGGAASEKGGSSSSKSKRKEPEPEDDDDDDDDCQPKSSSQLLEAWGMKDIDHVFTEEDYSSLTNYKAFSQFVRPLIASKNPKIAVSKMMTLMMAKWREFSTNNPLKGCATATAALAAANVAAAVENMVVAGTDGGSETRAAASPAPAPAPAPPPAAPPAAPAPPLRKAKTKEGKGPNARKKSKPAAKPAPKPKPKKVAPLKIKLGALNSKRKRSSSDEEEPDVDSDFDDGSFSVSDGSNRSNRPKKKPKSAKKKKKVETEDGDGYETDHQDYCEVCQQGGEIILCDTCPRAYHMVCLDPDMEKAPEGKWSCPHCEKEGIQWEARDELSEAEGEEEEDRRDEGVEEEDDHHIEFCRVCKDGGELLCCDTCPSSYHIHCLNPPLPEIPNGEWICPRCKCPHLKGKVQKVLTWRWGEPPAPTPVPRPADLLADAPDPPPLAGRRDREFFVKWCNMSYWHCSWVLELQLELNCQVMFRNYQRKTDMDEPPPVDCGGEGDEQSTKRKNKDPLFLHLEKEFYRYGVKMEWMMIHRVINHSVDKKNNIHYLIKWRDLAYDQATWESEDMDVPEFDTYKQTYWNHRELMMGDEGRPLKKLKKLVKVKKAERPPANPVVDPTIKFDRQPDYLDSTGGTLHPYQLEGLNWLRFSWAQATDTILADEMGLGKTVQTAVFLYSLYKEGHSKGPFLVSAPLSTIINWEREFELWAPDMYVVTYVGDKDSRAVIRENEFSFEGNAIRGGEKASRMKKDSTVKFHVLLTSYELITIDQAVLGSIEWACLVVDEAHRLKNNQSKFFRILNNYPLQHKLLLTGTPLQNNLEELFHLLNFLTPVRFNNLEGFLEEFADIAKEDQIKKLHDMLGPHMLRRLKADVFKHMPSKTELIVRVELSPMQKKYYKFILTRNFEALNTRGGGNQVSLLNVVMDLKKCCNHPYLFPAAAMEAPRLPNGMYEGNALTKSSGKLTLLQKMMRKLKDGGHRVLVFSQMTKMLDLLEDFLENEGYKYERIDGGVTGSLRQEAIDRFNAPGATQFAFLLSTRAGGLGINLASADTVVIYDSDWNPHNDIQAFSRAHRIGQNRKVMIYRFVTKASVEERITQVAKKKMMLTHLVVRPGLGSKTGSMSKQELDDILKFGTEELFKDELGEGDNKEDDSSVIHYDDRAIDGLLDRNRDPPDDTEIQSMNEYLSSFKVAQYVVKEEEEEEEEVEREVIKQEESVDPDYWEKLLRHHYEQQQEDLARNLGKGKRTRKPVNYNDGSQEDRSIRQDWQEDQSDNQSDYSVASEEGDEDFDERTEANSRRPNRKGLRNDRDKPLPPLLARVGGNIEVLGFNARQRKAFLNAVMRYGMPPQDAFTNQWLVRDLRGKSEKEFKAYVSLFMRHLCEPGADGAETFADGVPREGLSRQHVLTRIGVMSLIRKKVQEFEHVNGQWSMPWMAELEENKRAAALAAGEDPKTPSSGTPADTQPNTPVPEDLSKSEDKEDVKKEGDDGKGAKKADDPEIIEIPDESEKSPVLEKKEEEVDSAAGKEEKEAGNGDEGKEKEAEDTSKEKEEKDKTSETEKDAAAEVRSEGSEGKTDSEEDKSKAEDGKDEKMDTSPPTEEKKEQKDEKDAVKTDESGKLQNGENAKEGATAAPVVNVTEEKKKATKQRFMFNIADGGFTELHSLWQNEERAATVTKKTFEIWHRRHDYWLLAGIIQHGYARWQDVQNDVRFAILNEPFKGEMSRGNFLEIKNKFLARRFKLLEQALVIEEQLRRAAYLNMTEDPAHPSMALNTRFSEVECLAESHQHLSKESMSGNKPANAVLHKVLKQLEELLSDMKADVTRLPATIARIPPVAVRLQMSERNILSRLASRGPEVGGQNQSQASQQMQVPR, encoded by the exons ATGTCGGGCAGTGAGGATGAGAGGGAAGACTTCGGAGCCGCGGACGAGCCCTCACTTCTGCACG GTGAGGACGAGCTGGAGGATGTTGTGTCAGATGTAGAAGAGGTACCCAagtccaagaagaagaagaaggcgaagaagagcagcaggagcagcaagAGGCAGAGACCCCTCAGAGAG GAGTTGCCAGTCAGCTCCCCAGAGCGCCTGATTGGAGTagaagcagcagagagagatgcAGGAGAGGCTGGTGTGCGGTCAGAGAGCGAAGGAAGTGATTATGCCCccgggaagaagaagaagaaacgctCCAGCTCTGccaaagacaagaagaaaggaGGTGCGGCATCAGAGAAAGGAGGCTCATCCAGCTCCAAGAGCAaacgtaaagaaccagaaccagaggACGACGACGATGACGACGATGATTGTCAG CCTAAAAGCTCCTCCCAGCTGCTGGAGGCCTGGGGCATGAAGGACATCGACCATGTCTTCACTGAGGAAGACTACAGCTCCCTCACCAACTACAAGGCCTTCAGCCAGTTTGTCAG GCCTTTAATTGCATCAAAGAACCCCAAAATTGCCGTGTCCAAGATGATGACTTTAATGATGGCTAAGTGGAGAGAATTCAGCACCAACAACCCTCTTAAG GGTTGTGCCACTGCCACTGCAGCACTTGCAGCTGCCAATGTGGCTGCAGCTGTGGAGAACATGGTGGTGGCAGGGACAGACGGAGGGTCAGAGACCAGGGCTGCCGCTTCACCCGCCCCTGCTCCCGCCCCTGCTCCGCCACCCGCTGCACCCCCGGCAGCCCCGGCACCTCCGCTGCGCAAGGCCAAGACCAAAGAGGGCAAAG GCCCCAACGCTCGCAAGAAGTCGAAGCCCGCAGCGAAGCCTGCACCGAAGCCCAAACCTAAGAAGGTGGCTCCTCTCAAGATCAAACTCGGAGCCCTCAACAGCAAGAGGAAGCGCTCCTct AGTGATGAAGAGGAACCCGATGTTGACAGTGACTTTGACGACGGGAGTTTCTCTGTGTCCGATGGCTCCAACCGCAGCAACCGTCCGAAGAAGAAACCCAAGAgtgcgaagaagaagaagaaag TGGAGACGGAGGATGGCGACGGCTACGAGACGGACCACCAAGACTACTGCGAGGTGTGCCAGCAGGGAGGGGAGATCATTTTGTGTGACACCTGTCCCAGAGCTTATCACATGGTCTGTCTGGACCCTGACATGGAGAAGGCCCCCGAGGGCAAGTGGAGCTGCCCACACTGT GAGAAGGAGGGGATCCAGTGGGAGGCCAGGGATGAGCTTTCTGAGGCCgaaggggaggaagaagaagacaggaggGATGAAGGGGTGGAGGAAGAAGACGACCACCACATTGAGTTTTGCCGGGTGTGCAAGGACGGAGGGGAGCTGCTTTGCTGTGACACCTGCCCCTCCTCCTACCACATCCACTGCCTCAACCCTCCCCTCCCTGAAATCCCCAATGGAGAATGGATCTGCCCCCGCTGCAAG TGTCCACATTTGAAGGGCAAAGTGCAGAAGGTTTTAACATGGCGATGGGGGGAGCCGCCCGCCCCCACGCCTGTCCCTCGGCCTGCTGACCTCCTTGCTGATGCTCCTGATCCTCCGCCGCTGGCGGGCCGCAGGGATAGGGAGTTCTTTGTCAAATGGTGCAACATGTCCTACTGGCACTGCTCCTGGGTGCTGGAgctacag TTGGAGCTGAACTGCCAGGTGATGTTCCGTAACTACCAGAGGAAGACTGACATGGATGAGCCGCCGCCGGTGGATTGTGGCGGTGAGGGTGATGAA CAAAGCACCAAGAGGAAGAACAAGgatcctctcttcctccacttGGAGAAGGAGTTTTACCGCTATGGAGTCAAGATGGAGTGGATGATGATCCACCGCGTCATCAACCACAG TGTCGATAAAAAGAACAACATTCATTACTTGATCAAATGGAGAGATCTGGCGTATGACCAGGCGACCTGGGAGAGCGAAGACATGGACGTCCCGGAGTTTGACACGTACAAACAGACCTACTGGAATCACAG AGAGTTGATGATGGGGGATGAGGGCAGACCCCTCAAGAAGCTGAAGAAGTTGGTCAAAGTGAAGAAGGCGGAGCGCCCACCTGCTAATCCAGTCGTAGAT CCCACCATCAAGTTCGATCGGCAGCCCGACTACCTGGACAGCACAGGCGGCACGCTGCATCCCTACCAGCTGGAGGGGCTGAACTGGCTGAGGTTCTCCTGGGCTCAGGCCACAGACACAATCCTGGCTGATGAGATGGGTTTAGGGAAGACTGTTCAGACTGCTGTCTTCCTCTACTCGTTGTACAAGGAG GGTCACTCCAAAGGCCCCTTCCTGGTTAGTGCTCCCCTCTCTACCATCATTAACTGGGAGAGGGAGTTTGAGCTGTGGGCCCCTGACATGTACGTGGTGACCTACGTCGGGGACAAAGACAGCAGAGCTGTCATCAGGGAGAACGAGTTCTCCTTTGAGGGGAACGCCATCCGAGGCGGGGAAAAAGCATCCAGGATGAAG aaagACTCCACAGTGAAGTTTCACGTCCTGCTGACTTCCTATGAGTTGATTACGATCGACCAGGCTGTGCTGGGCTCCATCGAATGGGCTTGTCTGGTGGTGGACGAGGCTCACCGGCTCAAAAACAACCAGTCCAAG TTCTTTCGCATCCTGAACAACTACCCGCTGCAACACAAGCTGCTGCTCACGGGCACTCCTCTGCAGAACAACCTGGAGGAGCTCTTCCACCTGCTGAACTTCCTGACCCCAGTGAGATTCAA caaCCTGGAAGGCTTCCTGGAGGAGTTCGCAGACATCGCTAAAGAGGACCAGATCAAGAAGCTCCACGACATGCTGGGCCCTCACATGCTCCGGAGGCTGAAGGCTGACGTCTTCAAACACATGCCTTCAAAGACTGAGCTCATTGTTCGGGTGGAGCTCAGCCCCATGCAGAA GAAATACTATAAGTTCATCCTGACGCGTAACTTCGAGGCCCTGAACACTCGTGGAGGAGGAAACCAAGTGTCTCTGCTCAACGTGGTGATGGACCTGAAGAAGTGCTGCAATCACCCCTACCTCTTCCCTGCAGCCGCCATG GAGGCACCAAGACTTCCAAACGGCATGTATGAAGGCAATGCTCTGACTAAGTCTTCAGGGAAACTGACGCTGCTGCAGAAGATGATGAGGAAGCTGAAGGACGGAGGCCACAGGGTTCTCGTCTTCTCCCAGATGACCAAGATGCTGGACCTGCTGGAGGACTTCCTGGAGAACGAGGGATACAAATATGAGAGAATTGATGGAGGAGTCACCGGCAGTTTGAGACAGGAGGCCATCGACCGCTTCAATG CTCCCGGTGCTACCCAGTTTGCTTTCCTCCTCTCTACCCGAGCTGGTGGTTTGGGCATTAATCTCGCCTCCGCTGACACCGTCGTCATCTACGACTCTGACTGGAACCCCCACAATGACATCCAG GCCTTCAGCAGAGCTCATCGTATTGGGCAGAACAGGAAAGTGATGATTTATCGGTTCGTCACCAAAGCCTCAGTGGAGGAGAGGATCACGCAG GTggcaaagaagaagatgatgctCACTCACCTGGTGGTGCGACCCGGGCTCGGCTCCAAGACGGGCTCCATGTCCAAGCAGGAGCTCGACGACATCCTGAAGTTTGGAACTGAAGAGTTGTTTAAGGATGAACTGGGAGAAG GCGACAACAAGGAGGATGACAGCAGCGTGATCCACTACGATGACCGCGCAATCGACGGCTTGCTGGACAGGAACCGGGATCCTCCAGATGACACTGAGATCCAGAGCATGAACGAATACCTCAGCTCCTTTAAAGTGGCCCAGTACGTGgtcaaagaggaagaagaggag gaggaggaggtggagagagaggtgaTCAAGCAGGAGGAAAGCGTTGATCCGGACTACTGGGAGAAGCTGCTCCGTCACCACtacgagcagcagcaggaagaccTGGCTCGCAATTTGGGGAAAGGCAAAAGAACTCGAAAGCCGGTGAACTACAATGACGGGTCCCAGGAGGACCGAAGTATACGACAGG ACTGGCAGGAGGATCAGTCCGATAACCAGTCTGATTACTCTGTGGCGTCGGAGGAAGGCGACGAGGACTTTGATGAACGcactgaag CTAATTCCCGCAGACCAAACCGCAAAGGGCTGAGGAACGACCGGGACAAACCTCTGCCGCCGCTGCTGGCCAGAGTGGGCGGGAACATCGAG GTTTTGGGATTCAATGCACGGCAGAGGAAGGCTTTCCTAAACGCAGTGATGCGTTATGGGATGCCTCCCCAGGACGCGTTCACCAACCAGTGGCTGGTCCGTGACCTCCGAGGGAAGTCTGAGAAAGAGTTCAA GGCCTATGTGTCCCTGTTCATG CGTCACCTTTGTGAGCCGGGGGCTGATGGAGCGGAGACGTTTGCAGACGGCGTCCCTCGTGAGGGTCTGTCGAGGCAACACGTGCTCACCCGTATAGGTGTGATGTCACTTATTAGGAAAAAG GTGCAGGAGTTTGAGCACGTGAACGGTCAGTGGTCGATGCCCTGGAtggcagagctggaggagaacaaACGGGCGGCGGCTTTGGCCGCAGGTGAGGACCCGAAGACTCCTTCTTCTGGGacccctgcagacacacagcccAACACTCCTGtcccag AAGATTTGTCGAAATCAGAGGACAAGGAAGACGTGAAGAAGGAAGGTGACGATGGCAAAGGAGCCAAGAAGGCAGATGATCCAGAG ATTATTGAAATCCCAGATGAGTCTGAAAAATCCCCTGTCCtcgaaaagaaagaagaggaagtagACTCCGCTGcggggaaggaggagaaggaggcggggaATGGAGACGAAGGCAAGGAGAAGGAGGCGGAAGACACGAgcaaggagaaggaagagaaggacaaGACCTCGGAGACGGAGAAGGACGCTGCTGCGGAGGTCAGGTCTGAAGGTTCGGAGGGGAAGACGGATTCAGAGGAGGACAAGTCTAAAG CTGAGGACGGGAAAGATGAGAAGATGGACACCAGTCCACcaacagaggagaagaaag AGCAAAAAGACGAGAAGGACGCTGTGAAAACAGACGAGTCTGGAAAACTGCAGAACGGAGAAAACGCCAAAGAAGGAGCAACAGCTGCGCCCGTGGTTAACGTCAccgaggagaagaagaaagccacCAAGCAGAGGTTCATGTTCAACATCGCTGACGGAGGATTCacag AGCTTCACTCTCTGTGGCAGAATGAAGAGCGGGCGGCCACCGTCACCAAGAAGACCTTTGAGATTTGGCACCGTCGCCATGACTACTGGCTGCTGGCTGGAATCATACA ACACGGCTACGCTCGCTGGCAGGATGTGCAGAACGACGTGAGGTTTGCCATCCTCAACGAGCCCTTCAAAGGGGAGATGAGCAGAGGAAACTTCCTGGAGATCAAGAACAAGTTTCTGGCCCGCAGGTTCAAG TTACTGGAGCAGGCGCTGGTGATCGAGGAGCAGTTGCGCAGGGCGGCTTACCTGAACATGACGGAGGACCCGGCCCACCCCTCCATGGCCCTCAACACTCGCTTCAGTGAGGTGGAGTGTCTCGCCGAGTCCCACCAGCACCTCAGCAAAGAGTCCATGTCTGGAAACAAGCCTGCAAATGCAGTTCTGCATAAAG TTCTCAAACAGCTCGAGGAACTGCTGAGCGACATGAAGGCTGACGTCACGCGTCTCCCGGCAACCATCGCCAGGATACCCCCCGTCGCCGTGCGGCTGCAGATGTCCGAGAGGAACATCCTCAGCCGTCTGGCCAGCCGGGGCCCCGAGGTCGGCGGTCAGAACCAGTCGCAGGCCTCGCAGCAGATGCAGGTGCCGCGCTGA